From one Caldithrix abyssi DSM 13497 genomic stretch:
- a CDS encoding DUF3800 domain-containing protein gives MSIFFAFSDENGQYQQQRSRRFLRTHPYYIRATFLINGSEWKLLSNEFFNLKIRFNLPVDKEIKWSYLWSIRHYQINNKPITSDCDFYFLKDIDYHVLINFVESSLAILNRLSFVKIIYTVTFNNHCPSINETNFYKMHLQDHMQRIEMELQNEEENLSILFFDPISREKNELLRNAYNLLYLEGDFIERYSHIKDSINFENSHHSVGIQIADYIAGIFSGFLKNYSRSKEIFDEKIKPYIRKNSNNDPFGFGIREVPSNQIIRERIRSLYFD, from the coding sequence ATGAGTATCTTTTTTGCTTTCAGTGATGAAAATGGGCAATATCAGCAACAAAGAAGTAGAAGATTTCTTAGAACACACCCTTATTATATTAGGGCAACATTTTTAATTAATGGTTCCGAATGGAAATTATTGTCTAATGAATTTTTTAATCTAAAAATTCGTTTCAATCTACCTGTAGATAAAGAAATAAAATGGTCATACTTGTGGTCTATACGTCATTATCAAATTAATAATAAACCTATTACAAGTGATTGTGATTTCTATTTTTTAAAAGATATAGATTATCATGTTTTAATAAATTTCGTAGAAAGTTCTTTGGCAATTTTAAATAGATTAAGTTTTGTAAAAATTATCTATACAGTTACTTTTAATAATCATTGTCCATCAATTAATGAAACGAATTTTTATAAGATGCATCTACAAGACCATATGCAGAGAATAGAAATGGAATTACAAAATGAAGAAGAAAATCTAAGCATATTGTTTTTTGACCCAATATCCAGAGAAAAAAATGAATTATTAAGAAATGCATATAATCTTTTGTATTTAGAAGGTGACTTTATTGAAAGATATAGTCATATTAAAGACAGTATAAATTTTGAGAATTCACATCATAGTGTAGGAATCCAAATAGCAGATTACATTGCAGGTATTTTTTCTGGATTTTTAAAAAACTATTCAAGAAGCAAAGAAATATTTGACGAAAAAATAAAACCCTATATTAGAAAAAATTCTAACAATGATCCTTTTGGATTTGGGATAAGAGAAGTTCCAAGTAATCAAATTATACGAGAAAGAATTAGAAGTTTATATTTTGATTAA
- a CDS encoding type II toxin-antitoxin system Phd/YefM family antitoxin: MRTINFEQDIKSLSEFRANASKLLKQINNTRRPLIITQHGKSKAVLMDVTDYQNLIEKLEILEDIYVSEKQIAEGKGIPHNQVKEELLKRFK, encoded by the coding sequence ATGAGAACAATAAATTTTGAACAAGATATAAAATCTTTATCTGAATTCAGAGCGAATGCTTCAAAACTATTAAAACAAATAAATAATACCCGTCGTCCTTTAATAATAACTCAACATGGAAAAAGTAAAGCCGTATTAATGGATGTAACTGATTATCAGAATCTAATTGAAAAATTAGAAATATTAGAAGATATTTATGTTTCAGAAAAACAGATAGCAGAAGGGAAAGGGATTCCGCATAATCAAGTTAAGGAAGAATTGCTAAAAAGATTTAAATAA
- a CDS encoding type II toxin-antitoxin system RelE/ParE family toxin: protein MKIIWSPRSKVQLIDIAEYISLDKPEAAHRWLENVFQEVEKLKLFPKSGRKVPEINQEDIREIIFGNYRIIYKIEIDLIIIASVRHGKQLLDKDELK, encoded by the coding sequence ATGAAAATTATCTGGTCACCGCGTTCAAAGGTTCAATTGATAGACATTGCGGAATATATTTCTTTAGACAAGCCAGAAGCAGCTCATAGATGGTTAGAAAATGTATTTCAAGAAGTTGAAAAGCTAAAATTATTTCCAAAGTCAGGCCGTAAAGTACCAGAAATAAATCAAGAAGATATACGAGAAATTATATTTGGTAATTATAGGATAATCTACAAAATTGAAATAGATTTAATAATTATTGCTTCAGTTCGTCATGGTAAACAATTATTAGATAAGGATGAATTAAAATAA